From the Methanobrevibacter sp. genome, the window TTTAATCGGAGTCTGGGTAATGTTAGATTTGTTTGGAATAATTTATTAACAGAATACCAGGAAACCTTTGAATTATTTAAACAACATGGTTATACAAGGCTAAAATGCAATCAAACTACATTCAATACAATGTTAACAATGTTGAAAAAGGAATATCCATTTTTATATGACAGTGAATCTAGCACATTGCAGCA encodes:
- a CDS encoding helix-turn-helix domain-containing protein, with amino-acid sequence MLDECIIVNEGLRVKLYPDKVMADKFNRSLGNVRFVWNNLLTEYQETFELFKQHGYTRLKCNQTTFNTMLTMLKKEYPFLYDSESSTLQ